In bacterium, the sequence TGGGCCTGGAGCTGGGCCATGATCGCCGCGATCTGCTGGGGGGTCAAATTGCTGATGTCCATCTTCTACGGTCCTTTCCTAGAGGGGGTTTCCAAAGTCCCTCACCTAAACATGCCAGGGCACAGACCAAGGCCAGCGACCTTGCTGGCACCGCGGGTGCCCAGGATCACACACCCATATCGGCGGCAGGCCGAGGGCCTGCGCGAAGACATCGTAGGAGCAGTCCTGCACGGGCTGCTGGAAGCTCATCGCGAGGAAACGCGGCGCCTTCATGTAGAAGACCGGCTTCGAGACTCGCGGAGCGAAGTGGGTGAAGAACGTAGAGCCGTTGCGCTCGGTATAGATGAGCATGTCGAGCTCGCGGGGGAGGACGAGCTTGCCGCCGCGGCCGGAGAGATCGGGCTCGACGGTCGCGACCTGATCTCGGTTGTCCTTGTCCATCGTCACCTTGCAGCCCATCTCGATGATGACGTGGAACGGCAGACTGAAGAGCATGTGGACAGTGCGGTTGTACCACGCGAGGACATCTCCCCACGCCCGGTGCTTGTCTTCCTTGCCGCCTCGCCGCTTCTGCGCGTCCTGCGCCTCCTTCTCGGCCTGCTCGTAGATCATGGTTGCGATGTCCGAGAAGCCGCCCAGGACGATCGTCTGCCACGGGCACTGCTTCATGAGCGCGGCACGGTAGATGTACTCGATCCACTGCTCCAGCTCGACCTTGATCGACACTGAGCCGGGCACGTCCCGCAGAAACGCGGCGTGCGTCGAACCGATGACGACCGGCTGCACGATGAAGCTGCCATCCGGGTGACGCGCGGTGTTGTGCCCGCCCTCGGCGAGCGGGTTAATCAGAAGCGGCGCCGGCCAGGTCATTGACGTGAAGGTCTTGCCGCTGCCGGGATAACCGTAGACTCCGATGCGCAGGAACATCGGCTGCTGCGCTGCGCCCATCTGC encodes:
- a CDS encoding AAA family ATPase, which codes for MTLQVPAGLQQMGAAQQPMFLRIGVYGYPGSGKTFTSMTWPAPLLINPLAEGGHNTARHPDGSFIVQPVVIGSTHAAFLRDVPGSVSIKVELEQWIEYIYRAALMKQCPWQTIVLGGFSDIATMIYEQAEKEAQDAQKRRGGKEDKHRAWGDVLAWYNRTVHMLFSLPFHVIIEMGCKVTMDKDNRDQVATVEPDLSGRGGKLVLPRELDMLIYTERNGSTFFTHFAPRVSKPVFYMKAPRFLAMSFQQPVQDCSYDVFAQALGLPPIWVCDPGHPRCQQGRWPWSVPWHV